A stretch of the Orcinus orca chromosome 1, mOrcOrc1.1, whole genome shotgun sequence genome encodes the following:
- the RHBDL2 gene encoding rhomboid-related protein 2 isoform X3 produces the protein MAAAHNLEMEEDVNLNRDREMKEMLEEEEMREDRAGKDPFRLKKVHRIVSKWMLPEPVRRTYLERANCLPPPVFIISISIAELAVFIYYAVWKPQKQWITLDSGILESPFIYSPEKREEAWRFISYMLVHAGVQHILGNLVMQLVLGIPLEMVHKGLRVGLVYLAGVIAGSLASSIFDPLKSLVGASGGVYALMGGYFMNVLVNFREMIPAFGIIRLLIIVLISVFCSSHCRWICWDVHWLYRVQLL, from the exons ATGGCTGCTGCTCATAATTTGGAAATGGAAGAGGACGTGAATCTAAATAGGGATAGAGAGATGAAAGAAATGCtggaagaggaggaaatgagagAGGACAGGGCAGGTAAAGATCCCTTCAGGCTTAAAAAGGTCCACAGGATTGTCTCAAAATGGATGCTTCCTGAACCGGTGCGAAGAACATACCTGGAAAGAGCTAACTGCCTCCCACCCCCTGTGTTCATCATCTCCATCAGCATTGCTGAG CTGGCAGTGTTTATTTACTATGCTGTGTGGAAGCCGCAGAAACAGTGGATCACCTTGGACTCGGGCATCTTGGAGAGTCCCTTTATCTACAGTcctgagaagagggaggaagccTGGAGGTTTATCTCATACATGCTGGTGCATGCTGG AGTTCAGCACATCCTGGGGAATCTTGTTATGCAGCTCGTTTTGGGTATCCCCTTGGAAATGGTCCACAAAGGCCTCCGCGTGGGGCTGGTGTACCTGGCAGGAGTGATTGCAG gatCTCTAGCCAGCTCCATCTTTGACCCACTCAAATCTCTTGTGGGTGCTTCAGGAGGAGTCTATGCTCTGATGGGAGGCTATTTCATGAATGTTCTAGTG aATTTTCGAGAAATGATTCCTGcctttggaattatcagactacTCATCATCGTCCTTATAA